One genomic window of Motacilla alba alba isolate MOTALB_02 chromosome 1, Motacilla_alba_V1.0_pri, whole genome shotgun sequence includes the following:
- the NHLH2 gene encoding helix-loop-helix protein 2, which produces MMLSPDQAADSDHPSSAPSDPESLGGADAQALSCCVSDPEPAEGGGGEGRGGGGGGGGEGRGGGRPGLHPPPLSREEKRRRRRATAKYRSAHATRERIRVEAFNLAFAELRKLLPTLPPDKKLSKIEILRLAICYISYLNHVLDV; this is translated from the coding sequence ATGATGCTTAGCCCGGACCAAGCTGCCGACTCCGACCACCCCTCCTCGGCGCCCTCCGACCCGGAGTCCCTGGGCGGCGCGGACGCCCAGGCGCTCAGCTGCTGCGTCTCCGACCCGGAGCCCGccgagggcggcggcggcgagggccggggcggcggcggcggcggcggcggggagggcCGCGGCGGGGGCCGGCCCGGGCTGCACCCGCCGCCGCTGAGCCGGGAGGAGAAGCGCCGGCGGCGCCGCGCCACGGCCAAGTACCGCTCGGCCCACGCCACGCGTGAGCGGATCCGCGTGGAGGCCTTCAACCTGGCCTTCGCCGAGCTGCGCaagctgctgcccaccctgcccccCGACAAGAAGCTCTCCAAGATCGAGATCCTGCGCCTCGCCATCTGCTACATCTCCTATCTCAACCACGTGCTGGACGTGTAG